Genomic window (Salinibacterium sp. M195):
TTCTCCGTGGTCTTTTTCAGGGTGACTTCGGTGTCGCACTTGATCGAGCAGGTTCCTTTAGTCGCATCCTGGCGTCGGGGGCCGGCAGTGTCGCTGACGATCAAGAATTGTTAAACCCCGAGCGGGCGAGCGAACTGACGACCCGAGCCGCTCGGTTCTCGTTAATGGGGCAAGAGTTCACCGCCTGCGCCAAACTCTTCCGGGCTGGGTCTCTCGACTAGCAACCGTTCCTATGCAGCCCGCAGCCCTACGGACGGAGTAAGAGCCGGCCTCCGCTGCCCGCGAACACTGTCCCCAATTGGAGGCTCCAAGGTGTCACACAGCCAGCCTTTTGCTAAGCTTTTCGTTGCCGGGCCACAGTAACCCCGGGCTCCAAAATTAGCCGCTTAGAGCGGCCCTGCGTCGTGAGGCGTTCTCTGTGGCTCGGCTTTTTCGCGCCCAGGAGACATTCTGAGTGTTTCCGCCCGGCCCGCGCTTGCCCGATTTCTGCACTAACCAATCCAGTTGGTTGAGGGCACCGAATTACTCACCAGTGAAAGTAACTGACGACAACCATCGTCGGCCCAGCATCCACTGACTGAAGATTCGCTGCTGAACCACACGAACTGCGATGAAGGAGCACAGGAACCTGTCATGCTAGTCCTTATGTCTCGTGAAGCTGATGTCGGCGCTACGCCTGAAGAACCGGGTGTGCCTGCCACGAGCCCGCAAGACCTGCTTGAGCGTGTCGCCACTGGTGACCAGGCCGCATTTAGCGAGCTATACGACCAGCTAGCCCCTCGAGTTTTTGGACTCGTCAAGAGGCTCCTGCGCGACCATTCGCAGTCCGAAGAAGTGACGCAAGAAATCTTCTTAGAGATCTGGCAAACCGCAACCCGATTCGATTCGAATAAGGGCGCCGCGGTCAGCTGGATTCTCACCATGGCTCACCGCCGAACTGTTGACCGTGTACGTGCATCGCAGTCGTCCCGCGACCGCGACGTTCGTATCGGCATCCGTGATCACAACCCGGACTACGATCACGTCTCAGAAACCATTGAAGTCCGACTCGAACACGAAAGGGTAGAGAAGGCCATGTCCCGACTGACTGAATTCCAGCGCCAAGCTGTCTCCCTTGCGTACTACGGCGGCTATAGCCACAGTGAGGTGGCGACCATGCTTAAGGTTCCTGTCGGCACTGTCAAAACCCGACTACGTGATGGAATGATTCGCTTGCGCGACGAAATGGGGGTGGCATCATGAACGACCGCAACGACGATCTCGCCGCCCAGTCTGGCGCCTACGCTCTCAACGCGTTGACCCCAGAAGAGCGCGAAGCCTTCGAAAAGCACCTCGCTGCTTCCGACGAAACCCGCACCGAAACCACCGAACTTTCTGACACCGCAGTAGTGCTTGGTATGGCCATTGATCCGGTCACGCCGCCACCAGCGCTCAAGGCCAACCTCATGGCGATGATTGCGCAGACACCGCAGTTGCCTCGTGAGGTCGACACGCAGCCGGAGGCAGACGAAGCACCCAGTGTGGATGTCGCAGCCGCCCCGATCGCAGCGGTAACGCCGCTGGCAGCATCGGTTTCGTTCGCTGGTGAAGATTCTGCTGAGCAGTCAAGTACTGAGCAGTCGAACACCGCGCAGCCGGCGTCGGCGACCCCCGCGTCTCGTGCTGAGGCTAAAGCTCAGGCGCGCTGGTTCACTCGCCCCGCTACTGCTCTTGCTGCCGTCGCGGCAGCAGTTGCACTCATCGTTGCCGGTGGTGTTGTAGCCGATTCGATCGGTCGTGCCTCCCTCGAGCAAACAAGCTTCGCTTCGCAGCAGGCTGACCAGCTTGCCGCTATCAACGCGGCAAGTGATTCGCAGCGTCTGGTCTCGACGGTGGCTGGTGGGGCTACAGCCACTTTCGTGTGGTCGGAAGAGCTCGCGTCATCCGTCGTCATCGTCGATGGCCTTGAGGCTCTTTCCGCCGATCAGGTTTACGAACTCTGGTACATCGACGAGTCTGGTGCACGCCCGGCCGGCCTCATGCATGCCGCTGAAGATGGCCCCACGTGGCGCGTCTTGGACGGCGATATGGCTTCCGGCGATGTGGTCGGTGTGACGATCGAGCCCAAGGGTGGATCTGACGCGCCAACGACGGAGCCCATCGTCGTCTTCGAAACCGCGTAGCAGTCAACGCCCGAGCAGATCGCGCACCAAACAGAGTTCGCGCAACGAACATGATTTAGGCACCAATAGAAAAGCCCCCGGCCAATAGGCGCGGGGGCTTTTCTCTGTAATCGAGAAGGCTCGTTAGCCGAATTTGCCGGAGACGTAGTCTTCGGTCGCCTGAACGCTGGGGTTCGAGAACATGGTGTTGGTGTCGTCGTATTCGATGAGCTTGCCTGGATGGCCGGTTCCCGCGATGTTGAAGAACGCGGTGCGGTCAGACACGCGTGCGGCCTGCTGCATGTTGTGCGTCACGATCACGATTGTGTA
Coding sequences:
- a CDS encoding sigma-70 family RNA polymerase sigma factor, with the protein product MSREADVGATPEEPGVPATSPQDLLERVATGDQAAFSELYDQLAPRVFGLVKRLLRDHSQSEEVTQEIFLEIWQTATRFDSNKGAAVSWILTMAHRRTVDRVRASQSSRDRDVRIGIRDHNPDYDHVSETIEVRLEHERVEKAMSRLTEFQRQAVSLAYYGGYSHSEVATMLKVPVGTVKTRLRDGMIRLRDEMGVAS
- a CDS encoding anti-sigma factor domain-containing protein, which gives rise to MNDRNDDLAAQSGAYALNALTPEEREAFEKHLAASDETRTETTELSDTAVVLGMAIDPVTPPPALKANLMAMIAQTPQLPREVDTQPEADEAPSVDVAAAPIAAVTPLAASVSFAGEDSAEQSSTEQSNTAQPASATPASRAEAKAQARWFTRPATALAAVAAAVALIVAGGVVADSIGRASLEQTSFASQQADQLAAINAASDSQRLVSTVAGGATATFVWSEELASSVVIVDGLEALSADQVYELWYIDESGARPAGLMHAAEDGPTWRVLDGDMASGDVVGVTIEPKGGSDAPTTEPIVVFETA